One region of Pogona vitticeps strain Pit_001003342236 chromosome 1, PviZW2.1, whole genome shotgun sequence genomic DNA includes:
- the C1H11orf16 gene encoding LOW QUALITY PROTEIN: uncharacterized protein C11orf16 homolog (The sequence of the model RefSeq protein was modified relative to this genomic sequence to represent the inferred CDS: substituted 1 base at 1 genomic stop codon), protein MENYTWPSFPYHNHCCLIPVQGKPIFRHFITHPSLICNGTILAHPACAVKPLNPTRCLYLRSCPHSYDATCEKIKNLNESLNTTDIPVLARRESDGYYYRGSVIKAVEGEKNIFLVQFTEPSAVGEEDTINVQRTPSSDVFEYVTGMKHAILPSDKVLAPWEPGRKRYGPGTVLQGLETRDPLREKEDEEITVSFWNGKKAKVPLGVAMWISPLQWERIVEMIHLPYTSRKKFEGQFNRACYISPHPMLPPTHRHAFSDFQRFRWPCCPFVCPSFTCFGHTCSSLGCSQHAYCCSLQCSGCWCQPSLAELAQGDVKEESGCKPTTQLLAVEGPPKAESAAALSGSSSSSRDSPRDKGTCVIKTTMVDHAVNTDYSLFDKPKRQEVKRPDWRYWKRSHPSSPFKSQGINIYSTSSEERMKIKGISNMAMSPATLINHSAMFETTEQFPXKQFTIRDIL, encoded by the exons ATGGAGAACTACACATGGCCTTCTTTCCCATACCACAATCATTGCTGCTTGATACCTGTGCAAGGCAAGCCAATCTTCAGACACTTCATAACTCATCCGAGTTTAATCTGCAATGGTACCATTTTAGCACATCCTGCCTGCGCTGTTAAACCCCTCAACCCAACAAG GTGCTTATATCTCAGATCCTGTCCTCATTCTTATGATGCAACTTgtgagaaaataaagaatttgaacGAATCCTTGAATACTACTGACATTCCTGTTCTGGCAAGAAGGGAAAGTGATGGTTATTATTACCGTGGATCAGTAATAAAGGCTGTAGAG GGTGAGAAAAACATATTCCTAGTGCAGTTCACTGAGCCGTCTGCGGTGGGTGAGGAAGACACAATCAATGTGCAAAGGACACCCAGTAGTGATGTCTTTGAATATGTGACTGGGATGAAACATGCCATCTTGCCAAGTGACAAAGTGTTGGCCCCTTGGGAACCAGGGCGGAAGAGATACGGGCCTGGCACTGTCCTCCAAGGCCTTGAGACCAGGGATCCCCTGAGAG agaaagaagatgaagaaattACAGTCAGCTTTTGGAATGGCAAGAAAGCCAAAGTCCCACTTGGTGTCGCCATGTGGATTTCACCACTCCAGTGGGAAAGGATTGTAGAGATGATCCATTTACCCTACACGAGCAGGAAGAAGTTCGAAGGGCAATTCAACAGGGCTTGTTACATCAGTCCACACCCTATGCTGCCCCCTACACACAGACATGCTTTTAGTGACTTCCAAAGGTTCCGGTGGCCATGCTGTCCTTTTGTCTGTCCCTCTTTCACATGCTTTGGCCACACATGCTCGTCACTTGGATGTTCACAGCATGCTTACTGCTGCAGCTTGCAATGCAGTGGTTGCTGGTGCCAGCCTTCTCTAGCTGAACTAGCCCAGGGAGATGTGAAAGAAGAGTCTGGCTGTAAGCCCACCACCCAGTTGCTAGCAGTGGAAGGCCCTCCAAAAGCAGAATCCGCTGCTGCCCTGTCTGGCTCTTCCTCATCCTCCCGGGATTCCCCAAGGGACAAGGGAACGTGCGTTATCAAGACCACAATGGTAGATCATGCCGTGAACACAGATTACAGCCTTTTTGACAAGCCCAAGCGGCAGGAGGTCAAAAGACCTGACTGGAGGTATTGGAAGAGAAGCCATCCCAGCTCCCCTTTCAAGAGCCAAG GTATCAACATTTACAGCACCAGCagtgaggaaagaatgaaaatcAAAGGAATTTCCAATATGGCTATGTCTCCAGCCACACTAATCAACCACAGTGCCATGTTTGAAACCACTGAACAGTTTCCTTGAAAGCAATTTACCATAAGAGATATCTTGTGA